The following proteins come from a genomic window of Macrobrachium rosenbergii isolate ZJJX-2024 chromosome 37, ASM4041242v1, whole genome shotgun sequence:
- the LOC136825110 gene encoding bile salt-activated lipase-like, whose translation MTLTKKMALLIVMVDDINEQDFAVTSIIIRFTCNPVPVTTNSPCNPVSVTTNAPCNPIPVTSSDPNNPVSVTTNAPCNPVSMTTNAPCNPVSVTTNAPCNSVSVTTNAPCNPIPVTSSDPSNPVSVTTNAPYNTVSVTTNAPCNPVPVTTNSPCNPVPVTTNTPCNPIPVTFSDPSNPVSVTTNAPYNTVSVTTNAPCNPVPVTTNSPCNPVSVTTNAPCNPIPVTSSDPSNPVSVTTNAPYNTVSVTTNAPCNPVPVTTNSPCNPVPVTTNTPCNPIPVTFSDPSNPVSVTTNAP comes from the exons ATGACGTTAACGAAGAAGATGGCCTTATTAATTGTTATGGTTGATGATATCAATGAACAAGATTTTG CTGTGACGAGCATAATCATACGATTTACTTGCAACCCTGTTCCTGTGACAACCAACTCTCCCTGTAATCCTGTTTCCGTGACAACAAATGCTCCCTGTAACCCTATTCCTGTGACATCCAGTGATCCCAATAACCCTGTTTCCGTGACAACCAACGCTCCCTGTAACCCTGTTTCCATGACAACAAACGCTCCCTGTAACCCTGTTTCTGTGACAACAAACGCTCCCTGTAACTCTGTTTCCGTGACAACAAATGCTCCCTGTAACCCCATTCCTGTGACATCCAGTGATCCCAGTAACCCTGTTTCCGTGACAACCAACGCTCCCTATAACACTGTCTCCGTGACAACCAACGCTCCCTGTAACCCTGTTCCTGTGACAACCAACTCTCCCTGTAACCCTGTTCCCGTGACAACAAATACTCCCTGTAACCCTATTCCTGTGACATTCAGTGATCCCAGTAACCCTGTTTCCGTGACAACCAACGCTCCCTATAACACTGTCTCCGTGACAACCAACGCTCCCTGTAACCCTGTTCCTGTGACAACCAACTCTCCCTGTAATCCTGTTTCCGTGACAACAAATGCTCCCTGTAACCCCATTCCTGTGACATCCAGTGATCCCAGTAACCCTGTTTCCGTGACAACCAACGCTCCCTATAACACTGTCTCCGTGACAACCAACGCTCCCTGTAACCCTGTTCCTGTGACAACCAACTCTCCCTGTAACCCTGTTCCCGTGACAACAAATACTCCCTGTAACCCTATTCCTGTGACATTCAGTGATCCCAGTAACCCTGTTTCCGTGACAACCAACGCTCCCTAA